The segment aaagcagaagcttcggcgaggcaactcctcctggatcaaacacacaccgaacagatgaacgtctcccttcttcacttccataaaaaatcaacaaaggagacccaactttgtcggaaaaatttcttgccaaatcgaaaagcttgtccacgcctcccagaatgcccaagcatggcatgtcattactcggagggataaaccttgcatctttgtcgagcgatgttgatcgatgattcatacttggaacatcaccgacattcaaatccacatagacacaagcaattacgggcaaatcggtgtaagcaccatctcctttcttgccccaacaatttccaacaacatttttggatgacacttgaacaatattgagtgaggcgattatcttctccacttcaccaatagaaccatcctcctctttatcttctagcaatgtctcctccttttcaccaatcttctcatcatataccccaacgagcacttgcggtggctcactgtcgttcttgacaatccctttgttcttgaggaactctccaggggactcgttgttttgaacatcaagaggagcgccattattgtgaacatcggtaatgtcatggggaacatcatcaccgaatactatcgtgggagtattatcaattttctcttcggctaaattctcatcttgaatgttctcctcaaactcctccccatcatccgcataacagagaatgcgttgtttacacacatgtcccatcacccatttctcgggacagtgccagcagagacccaacctggaccattctgacttctccgcctgggagactcgtattagcggcaggcgtggctgctccggagtttgactggtcacacgttcgggctgactgtacaggtcccgcgttggcttttcggtggagtagcggggctggtgggaggcgggctggactcgcgctctcacctcctcccaagggcgaggtcggtcccagcgcgtctccgagcgtcggggaCGGTCAACGGTCAGGTAGCCGCAgtcctgctgttgcgccggtgggtcccagcacgttgggcggtgccgctgcgttgcggttgccgggtagcgatcaaaccctaattgggtctgatgatctttgcgatcagataggtggccacccctctcgatgtagccaccgcggtgtcggggccaagcgtcttgcgcgcgatcgcggtacccgatgggctggtatctcggccgtgggcgacgatcaggtggatccaagtggtgtgagacgtagggtgattctggatcaggccacgacggcggacatagtacttccacccggctgctcggagggtcccaactggttacgcggcgaggttgggccggctggtagggacggaatggctctgtggcctgagggaagtcgtattgacgacggcgatagccggcgtagtcgtatgacatgttgacggactgaggcgtgACTGTGGTAGTTGATGATCGTTTGACTTCGACGCGGCACTCGGGtatccttcccgtcgggcgttgcagaagtagtgttgtcctgctgctagagctcggcggacaggcgagactcgacaaccaaaacagttgctgtgcgcggaatgttttccgtcgggcagcggtgtagcttcggttcgagatggtgggagggtcaacTCTCAATGagagcaccagttgttaagagccTCCTGCTCCTAATGGTGAATTCCGTCCGAATTCACAACTATAACACCACAATTCCGGCGCCCTCGTTTAAGGGTTGGCGGACAAACGATAGGGCTAGCGCGAGGAGTCTCCGTCGGCAGCGTTGAGAGTTTAAATCCGTTGATTAATCCGGCGCCCAAGTCTTGGGTCGGCGGTGATCTCCGGAGATAGAGCTGGGCGCAAGAATGATTCTTGTCGGCAGCGATAGATAATTTTGGATGCTTGATACTCCACAAGTGGGCAAACgataatgattttattaattgattgaatgaataaaaaagataacagtctatcctatttataatgctactgacttaatgaacaagaaaacaaagatatagaaaaagatatgctaaatccctataatatctaaactaaataataataatagaggttcgtatcactACTCTTCCAAAACAACGATCTCGTTATGTCTTGTTTGCTCGATCAAGTGTCCTCAAATTTGAACATCGAATCAAAACatttgtttcttacttctctTCCAGCAATATGGATGTGCAATGTAAAAGCGCGACGGCACCTCCTCCTCTGTTGCTGCTCCAGTACCTGACCACCGTACTCTACCAGATTTGTCGAGTAAGAATGCATATCTGCAGATATCAGAGTTGAGGTGTAGGTAAGAAGCCACAAAAAATTGATCTGGGCTAACCACGAAGGTGGGGTAGAATAGAGTATGAAAGAAACTGATATACTTGTAAGAAGATTTACTATTTTAAGCTCCTTCCTGAAGTAATAATGATCACCAAAGGAATAAACGATCTGCCTCTGCAGAGCATCTTGCTTCTCTGCAGGCGTGGGTTTTCTCATGTAGTTAAGAAGTAGTTTCCTTATGAGAGCTTATGTGACAATAACCATTGATCCGTTAAGGACACCTGCACAAGAGACGTGATCCTCAAAAACCGTTGACATGATTCACTTTGGGAATAGTAATAATGCGAATTAAGTTAACATGCATTcacaaaaatagaattttgCCAATGCTTCACATATAAGTTTCTGTATTTTGAGAtagattattttaaaattcacaTTTTAAGTTTGCTCCTCAATTGTCGTTTAGAAGGTGATAGTCTTCTATGCTCTAAGCTAAGTGGATAATCACATTGACTGCAGATCAACTATAGAGTTTCAGAGAGTGCGCAGTAGAGAAGGGAAATGTTGCTCGGTCCATTGGTAGTTACaggaatgaaaataaataagcatGTTATATAAATCATCACATTACCAAGGTTATAAATTGAAAAACAAAGATCAGGTGCAGTTCTTCATAAAAATGACAGATTCAATAGTCGGACATTATGTTGATCGTATGAGGTTTTATGACCCTATAACCAAGCCTATATGAAGTAGAGATAGAAAATCTAATGTAGCCTGTAATCAGTTCAAAAAACTGAAAGCAGTTGAGGAAATTGCAAATTTGCAATAATCTCCATTTAGCAAATAAAGCACAACTAAGTTTAAGAGTTAAGGGCAAGATAAGAGCAAAAGATAAGTTTGACCGGTAAACCTGCTAGCATATGATTACTATTCAGAGAAAGATGCAATACCTCGTACAAACGAACATCACTGGAATGTGCAAATGCTTTCAAGCAGGGTGAAGTCCACGAGTCAACCATAGCCTGTCAAGGTAGCGAAAAAAGTTAAAAGCTAACAATTATGTCAACAAAAAGCGCCATAAGCCCAAGTTATCGCATAAATCAAGAACGTATCCATGCAAGTAACTGAGGCATCTGCTTGCCCGATGTCTACACCCAAAAGATGGTAACCTCATAAATGAAGATGATCTGATAATTAAGATTTGATATATACAAATCTCACCTGCGAGCTTTCCCGAAATGATAGACTTATTAAAGACGCCTTAGCAATGTCTGTTTCAGCAGTATCTGATGTCAACACATTCGTATCATTAGTTTTCGAGGTTAGGGGCAGCTTAGCCGTATTTGATGAGGACAAATTTGCTTCGTCTTCTTTGGAGGTCACGAGAAGTGTAAGCTTAGAACCATTCGTAAAGTAGACTTCGAGGGAAGGAAACTTGAGTGCTGACACTGCAGGAACTATAACCTTATTCGCTTTTGATACCTGCACCCAAGTCTCAAAATCTACAATCAAAACTCAACCTTATGCACTCAAAAATCATATAATCAAAATTCTAACTTAGCTTTAAAGTTGTATAACTTGCCTTCCCACGATGTTTCTCAAATTCATTCATGTCAGTAAGTATACTCCTACTCATCTCATCTTTACTGCCCTAATTCACACATGACCTTCTACATTAGCATCAGTCAAGCAAATTCCCATGCCTCAAATTGAAATTCAAGGTAAATGCATTAAATTGAGCAGAGCAACATCGACAATTACTCACATTCGATCTCGTGATTGCTTAACAGCCGCCTCATGCGCCAACTGCGATCATATTACGCAATCAATTATACGAGAACGTCAATCGGAACAGATTCAAATGAGACCAATGACCATACAGGGATAAAATTCGAAAATTCCGTGGCGATTTGATTTGTATGATCGATCCAAATTAGTTCCGAAACCATTAAAATGCAATAAATTTTGAGCCGACCTTATAGACGTCGTCCCGGAATCGTAGGGAAGTCCATCGACAAGGGTTGCAGGGAGGGATAATGGAGGAATACTTACCCTCTCTAAAAAGCAAGCTTCCGCCATTAGCATTCCGTAATGCTGCTGAGAGAATTTTCCTCTATCTCAGCATGTTTTTCTTCGTTTAGTAAAACCCTTGCTGAATCTCTGTGTTTGCAGAATCTCAATCTAATTTGATCAAAACGATTTGGGCTTAGAATCTCAGatgcattttcattttcaaactAAAGCCCAAGCCATTTAAAGCTTTCTTTTCTATTGGTAATCCAATTAAAGCCCACAATAAAAGAGAACTTTTAACAAAATTTATGTATATtcccaaataataataaaaaaaaataaaaaatatcacattagatgtgtatatatattaaatactccatattaacAAATGTAACTGAGGCAAATGATGCAGAACATATAGAAAAATAGACTGAACGGATAATTAATCAAAGAAATCCTGTGAAAAACGAGTATAACACTAtgtgtaaaaataaatattcaaaGTCTGTCTTTTAAGTTCAACAATGAAGTCTTTATATAGACAAAGGAAATCCTAaacttatgaaaaataaaattgaaaggaAAATAAGCAAAAACGGAAAACCTAATTTTGTAGAAGGAAAAACAATCCCTCCTAATATTTTCCATCTACTAATTCTATtaactaggaaataaataaaatcaaaataataactTGCTTAACCTCCAAGTCATATATTCTAGTATTAGATCAGTAACAAtcataataataacaatagtaacttattattataaaattaaatttgttgtgtataaatcaaaagatatgtaagtatatatttatagtaataatttcCAAAAGTGTAATGAATTTAGATTAAATAAGCTCTTTAGGAGTTAGGGGTAAAATGGAAAAGAAGAAATTGAGATAGACCTGAAATGTGATTAATGATTTTTCAGAGATCTATGataatattttttcaaattcagGGATTTAAAACGTGCAAACCTTATTTTCCAGGGATCAATTTTGTAGTTCAG is part of the Salvia splendens isolate huo1 unplaced genomic scaffold, SspV2 ctg57, whole genome shotgun sequence genome and harbors:
- the LOC121790645 gene encoding uncharacterized protein LOC121790645, producing the protein MLMAEACFLERLAHEAAVKQSRDRIKDEMSRSILTDMNEFEKHRGKVSKANKVIVPAVSALKFPSLEVYFTNGSKLTLLVTSKEDEANLSSSNTAKLPLTSKTNDTNVLTSDTAETDIAKASLISLSFRESSQAMVDSWTSPCLKAFAHSSDVRLYEICILTRQIW